The DNA window CACAACTTAAGCAAACTGCTGAAATTGAATGGTTCTCACCGGACACGTAAGTTTTTGTCGTAACCTGTGCAAAGGATAAATTGTTCATAAAGAATGTCAGGAAAGATAGCAGTACTGCTCTTCTTAAGCAGGAACTTGCTTGTAAATGTTTTTTCATGTTTTTGAGATTTGGGTATTGTTTTAATCAAAGGTAAGTGAATAATTTTAATTTTAAATATTTTTTATGAAAATAATAACAATAATTTTTTATTACATATATATGTTTAATATTTAATTAATTATGTAATATTAAAATGTTATTATATATAGTATTTTTATAAATAACAAAAAATTATAACTATGTCTGGGGGATATATGGCACAAAAAAAGAGAAGACTTAATGAAAGTCTTCTCTTTGTAGCCCGTAGGGGAATCGAACCCCTCTTACCAGAATGAAAATCTGAGGTCCTAACCGATAGACGAACGGGCCCTCTATCTTCCATTACCGAAGTAATGTGTTAGTTTTTGTTTTTATAAGTATCAACTCTTAGTTTTGTAGCCCGTAGGGGAATCGAACCCCTCTTACCAGAATGAAAATCTGAGGTCCTAACCGATAGACGAACGGGCCTACTATATTATTACGCTAACTTGTTAACGTGCTTTGTCAATTTGCTTTTCAAGTTAGCCGCTTTGTTCTTGTGGATAATATTTTTCTTAGCTAATTTATCCAATAAAGCGATAACTTTTGGCAGTTGCTCTGTTGCAGCAGCTTTGTTTTCCTCATTTCTTAAGGCTTTCAATGCTGTTCTAGCAGTCTTGTGATAATATCTATTACGAAGTCTTCTAGTTTCGTTTTGTCTGATTCTCTTTAGTGCTGATTTATGATTTGCCATATCGTTCAAATGTGAGTGCAAAACTATAAACTTTTTCTTTAACTACCAAATTTATTTTCAAAAATTTTTAATTTTCTTCTGAAAGGTATTTTCTAAGTTTATTTAT is part of the Chryseobacterium lactis genome and encodes:
- the rpsT gene encoding 30S ribosomal protein S20, with protein sequence MANHKSALKRIRQNETRRLRNRYYHKTARTALKALRNEENKAAATEQLPKVIALLDKLAKKNIIHKNKAANLKSKLTKHVNKLA